In the Heterodontus francisci isolate sHetFra1 chromosome 6, sHetFra1.hap1, whole genome shotgun sequence genome, one interval contains:
- the ankrd50l gene encoding ankyrin repeat domain-containing protein 50, whose protein sequence is MTQSLLQGKRFYCREWALRKLQHCLDSCPSSRSSGVLVTGGPGSGKTALCSEVLWPVSEHGQRFDLSIRAVGHHFCQAQDVRTLSVSAFILSLVRQIKRCQLLHGYCEKLREVSVHAALEPSECERNPDETFKRAVLLPLLDIQPPSQNLLILVDSIDEGEIFKDADWKPSGKSGTIGELLSNHHELFPSWLLLVCSARKQNKVVGRMFTGFRKVCLDDLRKSHIVKDVQQYILCRLDQEEALRHHLTRETAEMLNQLHIKSNGCFLYLERVLDGVLDSFIMLREIRDIPGTLNGLYLWLCQRLFTRKQFTKIQPILNVILAAQRPLTSRELFEAVWTKGTGLTASEFQRKMEMLTKLLLDGEFGTKILFHQSFAEWLLDVKYCTQKYLCNSAQGHAMLAMSLTCRARELTPSQVQEYARHLVHSQLQTEPFHLALWMVWSGAPVSRDSLISILPVEQEVLQLLVKAGAYATDQESGDSSGVIHRALEREDSIRMLLENGASVHQRDSSGRTLLANAAYSGNLEVVNLLLSREADLETEDHQGQTPLTLAARMGHTKVLHCLISHGANINHADQEGWTALRSAAWGGHSEAVTALLDSGGAEVDSTDADHRTALRAAAWGGHEDIALTLLRHGAEVNKVDTDGRTALIAAAYMGHRDMVEILLDHGADINHRDTDGRSALSVAALCVPASRGYANVVSLLIEQGAEVGHRDRDGLTPLLVAAYEGHADVVDLLLEGGADVDEADATGRTPLLAAASMGHVAVVNALLFWGAAVDTIDGEGRTVLSIAAAHGNAEVVQTLLDRGLDENHRDDMGWTPLHMASFEGYCSVCLALIEQGARVTEVDNDGRIPVILAAQEGHCQCVQVLLEYKSPVDSRGYDGRTALCSTALEGHKEVAKLLLSKGAAVDIKDADGRPLLYLLALDNQMDMMQFLLDQGAVNLESRDLDGRTVLHVCSWQGNLELVTLLVKYGAEVNALDHDRRSALHSAAWQGQSPVVQFLIESGAPVDHACNQGATGLCIASQEGHAEVVRILLEKGADPNHADQYGRTPMRVAAKRGQTKIMKLLEKFGAPVFNGYVAPASRQKGEQHTSTMKTVSSGTSNSSGSPSMMGAEIHSSNRTTSDRKQMAATSSPSGSPDSTVDHRKSLMSNNSLKSSKNSSIVTSSTYHSLATDQTVPIDSLTFTQQIQQHSLPRSRSRRSILTSPSSTLMKPKASSQTSAISEAAKSPSRRGGTTPLSSPVQGIELAETSPKVKKGAAVKVGLTSVLEQIPKAESTRRSSEIASPLITLLGNNKSPIDREIVPFTWCRDKQKAFPEFEEKQNGILSMSQCRGHRSPKGSPQKLSSTSAVEKVMMEPLIAITTLDPELNLKQAIKLQFEGPTSGFNYKKETPL, encoded by the exons GGCTGTTCTCCTGCCTCTACTGGACATCCAGCCACCGTCACAGAATCTGCTGATCCTGGTGGACTCCATTGATGAAGGTGAGATCTTTAAAGATGCTGACTGGAAGCCGTCTGGAAAAAGCGGGACCATCGGAGAACTTCTGTCTAATCATCACGAGCTCTTCCCCTCTTGGTTACTCCTCGTGTGCTCAGCTCGAAAACAAAATAAAGTGGTCGGCAGAATGTTTACAG GTTTCCGGAAAGTTTGTTTGGATGATCTCCGGAAGTCACACATTGTGAAAGATGTACAGCAGTACATTCTGTGCCGGCTCGACCAGGAGGAAGCTCTGAGGCACCACCTGACACGTGAGACGGCAGAGATGTTAAACCAGCTTCACATCAAGAGCAATGGCTGCTTCCTCTACCTGGagcgggtgttggatggggtgctggATAGTTTCATCATGCTGCGTGAGATTCGGGATATCCCGGGCACCCTCAATGGCCTCTACTTGTGGCTATGCCAGCGACTGTTTACCCGCAAGCAGTTCACCAAAATCCAGCCCATCCTTAATGTGATCCTGGCTGCCCAACGACCCCTGACCTCACGGGAGCTGTTTGAAGCCGTCTGGACCAAGGGCACTGGTTTGACGGCCAGCGAGTTCCAGCGCAAGATGGAGATGTTGACCAAACTGCTGCTGGACGGGGAGTTTGGCACCAAGATTCTGTTCCACCAGAGCTTTGCTGAGTGGTTACTGGATGTCAAATACTGCACTCAGAAGTACCTGTGCAACTCGGCGCAGGGGCACGCCATGCTGGCCATGAGCCTGACCTGCCGCGCCAGGGAGCTGACTCCCTCTCAGGTGCAGGAATACGCCCGGCATCTCGTCCACTCCCAGCTCCAGACTGAGCCTTTTCACCTGGCGCTGTGGATGGTGTGGAGCGGAGCACCAGTGAGCCGAGACTCCCTCATCTCCATCCTGCCAGTGGAACAAGAGGTCCTGCAGCTGCTGGTCAAGGCTGGGGCCTATGCCACTGACCAGGAGAGCGGAGACTCCTCAGGGGTCATTCACCGGGCGCTGGAGAGAGAGGACTCTATCCGGATGCTGCTAGAGAATGGGGCGAGTGTCCACCAGCGCGATTCGAGTGGACGAACACTGCTGGCCAATGCAGCTTATAGCGGCAACCTGGAGGTGGTCAATCTGCTGCTTTCCAGGGAGGCCGATCTGGAGACTGAGGACCACCAGGGACAGACTCCCTTGACCCTGGCTGCTCGGATGGGCCACACCAAAGTCCTTCACTGCCTAATCTCACACGGTGCCAACATCAACCACGCTGACCAGGAAGGCTGGACTGCTCTGCGTTCAGCAGCCTGGGGTGGTCACTCAGAGGCAGTGACCGCTCTGCTGGACTCTGGGGGGGCTGAGGTGGACAGCACAGATGCTGACCACCGGACAGCACTAAGGGCCGCGGCCTGGGGCGGGCATGAGGACATTGCGTTGACCCTGCTGCGGCACGGGGCTGAAGTCAACAAAGTGGACACAGATGGACGGACTGCACTGATTGCTGCCGCCTACATGGGTCACAGGGACATGGTGGAGATACTGCTGGATCATGGCGCCGATATCAATCACCGCGATACAGATGGGCGCTCGGCTCTCTCCGTGGCGGCGCTCTGCGTCCCCGCCAGCCGCGGCTACGCCAACGTGGTGAGCTTGCTGATCGAGCAGGGGGCAGAGGTCGGGCACCGGGACCGCGATGGCCTGACCCCACTCCTGGTGGCTGCCTACGAAGGTCACGCAGACGTGGTGGACCTGCTCCTGGAAGGCGGCGCAGACGTGGACGAAGCTGATGCCACTGGACGCACACCGCTGCTGGCTGCAGCCTCCATGGGCCATGTGGCAGTGGTCAATGCACTGCTTTTCTGGGGTGCAGCCGTGGACACCATCGACGGTGAGGGCCGGACGGTGCTTAGCATCGCTGCTGCTCACGGCAACGCCGAGGTAGTACAGACCCTCCTGGATCGAGGCCTGGATGAGAATCATCGGGATGACATGGGCTGGACCCCCCTGCACATGGCCAGCTTTGAGGGTTACTGCTCCGTGTGCCTGGCACTGATTGAGCAGGGTGCCAGGGTGACGGAGGTGGACAATGACGGGAGGATCCCTGTCATTCTGGCTGCTCAGGAGGGCCATTGCCAATGTGTCCAGGTCCTGCTGGAATACAAGTCGCCCGTGGACTCCAGGGGCTACGATGGGCGGACGGCTTTGTGTTCCACAGCTCTCGAAGGCCACAAGGAGGTGGCGAAGCTGCTGTTGAGTAAAGGGGCAGCTGTAGATATAAAGGACGCAGATGGACGGCCTTTGCTTTATCTCCTGGCCTTGGACAACCAAATGGATATGATGCAGTTTCTGCTGGACCAAGGAGCTGTCAATCTGGAGTCACGAGACTTGGATGGACGGACGGTGCTGCATGTGTGTAGTTGGCAGGGTAACCTTGAGCTGGTAACGTTACTGGTCAAGTACGGGGCAGAGGTTAACGCCTTGGACCATGACCGTCGCTCGGCCCTGCACTCAGCAGCCTGGCAGGGTCAGTCCCCTGTGGTGCAGTTTCTGATTGAAAGTGGGGCTCCTGTTGATCATGCCTGTAACCAGGGAGCCACTGGACTCTGCATAGCCTCCCAGGAGGGTCACGCTGAGGTGGTGAGGATACTTCTGGAGAAAGGAGCAGACCCCAACCACGCTGACCAATATGGCCGCACGCCGATGAGGGTGGCCGCCAAACGTGGGCAGACAAAGATCATGAAGCTGTTGGAGAAATTTGGTGCTCCAGTGTTCAATGGTTACGTGGCACCAGCATCCAGACAGAAAGGAGAGCAACacacctccaccatgaaaactgtgtCCTCTGGTACTTCCAACAGCTCTGGAAGCCCCAGTATGATGGGTGCGGAGATACATTCTTCCAACCGCACAACCAGTGACAGAAAACAAATGGCAGCAACAAGCTCCCCCTCCGGCTCGCCAGACTCCACCGTGGATCATCGCAAGTCTCTCATGTCCAACAACTCCTTAAAGAGCTCCAAAAACTCATCCATTGTGACCTCGTCCACCTACCATTCGTTGGCCACTGACCAGACGGTGCCCATTGATAGCCTGACCTTCACTCAGCAGATCCAGCAACACTCGCTGCCTCGGAGTCGCAGCCGACGCTCCATCCTCACCTCACCCTCCTCAACGCTGATGAAACCCAAAGCCAGCTCACAGACCAGTGCCATATCAGAGGCAGCAAAGAGCCCCAGTAGACGGGGAGGAACCACACCCTTGTCTAGCCCAGTGCAGGGCATTGAGTTGGCAGAGACTAGTCCCAAAGTCAAGAAGGGAGCGGCAGTGAAAGTTGGTCTGACCAGTGTCTTGGAGCAAATTCCAAAAGCCGAAAGTACCAGGAGGAGCTCGGAGATTGCGTCACCACTCATCACGTTGCTTGGCAACAATAAATCTCCCATTGACCGGGAGATAGTGCCCTTCACTTGGTGCCGCGACAAGCAGAAAGCGTTCCCAGAGTTTGAGGAAAAGCAGAACGGGATCCTGAGCATGTCCCAGTGCAGGGGGCACAGGAGCCCCAAGGGCTCTCCCCAGAAGCTGAGCAGCACCAGTGCAGTGGAGAAAGTGATGATGGAGCCACTGATTGCAATCACTACCCTGGATCCTGAGCTAAACCTAAAACAAGCCATCAAACTGCAATTCGAGGGACCAACCAGTGGCTTTAATTACAAGAAGGAAACACCTCTATGA